One Eptesicus fuscus isolate TK198812 chromosome 13, DD_ASM_mEF_20220401, whole genome shotgun sequence genomic window, TGCACAGGTCCACAAACTGCTCCTGGTTCAGGCCCAGCTCCTGCAGGATCCGGCTCAGGTGAAATTCCTGGATGGGCAGCTTCTTGGCCTCGCTGGCCGTCAGGTGCCGCATGAGCACAGGGCTGCCGAAGGTCAGACAGTCCATGTCCTCTGTGGCCGCAGCGTAGACTTTGCCGGCCTTCACCAGGGCTGCACAGCTGGCCTCCGCCTCACTGGGTGCATCGAGGTACGGGATGCCCATGAGGCTCAGCAGATGCTTGCACTCATCATTGTGTTGCTTGGTGACCTTCACCAGCCGCTTGGTgaacttctccacatcctcctcgGCCCCAGCGGCCTGAGCCTGGTGCAGCTGCTTCTCCGCCTCGGCCCGCCGCTCACTGCGTTTGGCCAGCTCACCTGACTTGAGCTGCGGCGGCTTGCCGTCAAAGACATACACGGGCTTGATGCCATTCTCGATCATGCGGATGGTGCGGTAGAACATGCCCATCAGGTGGCTGGTGGTCTCACCCTCCTCGTTCTGCAGCACATCCCCACCCTGGCGAACAGCAATCAGGAACTGGTAAATGCTCATGGAGGCATCGATGGCCACCTTGCGGCCAAAGTAGCTCTTGATGTCATTCTCCCGAATGGCACTGGGGGCCACATCAGCAATCAGTTTGGCCAGGCCTTGAATACCCATAGCAGGAGGGACAGCTGAAAAAGAAAGGCCAGTAACACAAGGAGGAACTTGAAGGATGAAAAATAAAGGTTGTAATTGGTGCTATCTCAAACAAACTTAACACAACAAAAAGGAAACCAAGTTAGCAGTAcagaagaggaaaagatgaagaaaacaagGTTTCCATTGGCCAGAAACTTAGAGTCTAGCAAGGAACTCCATTCAATACTAACTAAGGCTTCCTGAGTATAACTAAGTTGGGTGCTAAGAGGAATAAGACACTGTTGAGGTCCTTAAGGGACTTAACATTTTGTGGATAAAGCAGCAACAGGACTACATGCAATAGGGGCTAAGCAGACATCTGCATCCGTATCATGCAGATCCCGAGTGTGTCTGGCCCAACTTGAGGAGTCCAGGGACCATAAAGGCAGAACTGAGCCCTGCAGGACAGGCAAATACTGGTTAGGGCcatggctgagtagctcagttggttagagcagtcgtcggcaaactcaatagtcaacagagcggcaaaccgcagctcgcgagccgcaagtggctcgcgagccgcagtttgccgaccactgagttagagcatcatccagataagccaaggttgcagtgcaggttctattcctggtcagggcacacacaagaatcaaccaatgaatgcat contains:
- the FEN1 gene encoding flap endonuclease 1, yielding MGIQGLAKLIADVAPSAIRENDIKSYFGRKVAIDASMSIYQFLIAVRQGGDVLQNEEGETTSHLMGMFYRTIRMIENGIKPVYVFDGKPPQLKSGELAKRSERRAEAEKQLHQAQAAGAEEDVEKFTKRLVKVTKQHNDECKHLLSLMGIPYLDAPSEAEASCAALVKAGKVYAAATEDMDCLTFGSPVLMRHLTASEAKKLPIQEFHLSRILQELGLNQEQFVDLCILLGSDYCESIRGIGPKRAVDLIQKHKSIEEIVRRLDPNKYPVPENWLHKEAQQLFLEPEVLDPASVELKWSEPNEEELVKFMCGEKQFSEERIRSGVKRLNKSRQGSTQGRLDDFFKVTGSLSSAKRKEPEPKGSAKKKAKTGAAGKFKRGK